In Haematobia irritans isolate KBUSLIRL chromosome 1, ASM5000362v1, whole genome shotgun sequence, a genomic segment contains:
- the LOC142219720 gene encoding uncharacterized protein LOC142219720 produces MNKIVFVLIVLSSSMIFAERPSWYPENSAELDAECMKKHPVSAEIIEKVRSFHLEDTPNMRALVYCGATSKNVYIPGEGFNSERFVEGMKESSKMNCNMDSVRNCADKHKNAESDEAIFFNVLKCVFDDINGICNKVV; encoded by the exons atgaataaaattgtttttgttcttattgTATTGTCCTCGTCAATG ATATTCGCTGAACGTCCATCATGGTATCCTGAAAATTCAGCTGAACTTGATGCCGAATGTATGAAAAAGCATCCCGTTAGCgcagaaattatagaaaaagttcGTTCCTTTCATTTGGAAGATACGCCCAATATGCGTGCTTTGGTCTATTGTGGTGCCACATCTAAAAATGTCTACATACCCGGAGAGGGATTCAATTCTGAACGTTTCGTGGAAGGCATGAAAGAAAGCTCTAAAATGAATTGCAATATGGACTCTGTTCGCAATTGTGCAGATAAACATAAGAATGCAGAGTCAGATGaggcaatattttttaatgttttgaaaTGTGTCTTTGATGATATTAATGGTATTTGTAATAAAGTTGTTTaa